The following proteins come from a genomic window of Streptomyces sp. GS7:
- a CDS encoding PP2C family protein-serine/threonine phosphatase, which translates to MSPLGRRLARWLPAALIVGGVVFDYVTPPQYTAAPFLSAAPLVAAPLYTLRATAVTVVAAVLSEVWVVTYHGETDYYESVTEAVTVVVVALLALGINRVVRMSDARLASVRDVSEAAQRAVLPAPPEQLAGLSVAARYVGARADARIGGDFYAVQDTPYGVRMIVGDVRGKGLEAVEAAAVLIGAFREAAEQEATLEAVAGRLERALKREGGRREGPDRLEGFTTAVLAEVPAGDRSVVRVLNRGHPAPLLLTPDGGLRELMPSSPALPLGLSDVAGWPDRSDETFLPAGALLLLFTDGVTEARDLLGRFYDPGGRLRGRRFAGTDDLLELLLDDVARHSGGAPADDMALLAVQRPLEG; encoded by the coding sequence ATGTCCCCGCTCGGCCGCCGCCTGGCGCGCTGGCTGCCGGCCGCGCTGATCGTCGGCGGCGTGGTCTTCGACTACGTCACGCCGCCCCAGTACACCGCGGCCCCGTTCCTCTCCGCCGCTCCCCTGGTGGCGGCCCCGCTCTACACCCTGCGGGCCACCGCCGTCACCGTCGTGGCCGCCGTCCTCAGCGAGGTGTGGGTCGTGACGTACCACGGCGAGACGGACTACTACGAGTCGGTGACCGAGGCGGTCACGGTCGTCGTGGTGGCGCTGCTGGCGCTCGGCATCAACCGGGTCGTGCGGATGAGCGACGCCCGGCTGGCGTCCGTACGGGATGTCTCGGAGGCGGCCCAGCGGGCCGTGCTGCCCGCGCCGCCGGAACAGTTGGCCGGGCTCTCGGTCGCCGCGCGCTACGTGGGCGCGCGGGCCGACGCCCGGATCGGCGGCGACTTCTACGCGGTGCAGGACACCCCGTACGGGGTGCGGATGATCGTCGGCGACGTGCGGGGCAAGGGCCTGGAGGCCGTGGAGGCGGCGGCGGTCCTCATCGGTGCCTTCCGGGAGGCGGCGGAGCAGGAGGCCACGCTGGAGGCGGTGGCCGGCCGGCTGGAACGCGCGCTCAAACGGGAAGGCGGGCGGCGCGAGGGGCCCGACCGGCTCGAGGGCTTCACCACCGCCGTACTGGCGGAGGTCCCCGCCGGGGACCGGTCCGTGGTGCGCGTCCTGAACCGCGGCCACCCGGCCCCTCTGCTGCTCACCCCCGACGGCGGGCTGCGGGAGCTGATGCCCAGCTCGCCCGCGCTGCCGCTGGGGCTGAGCGATGTGGCCGGCTGGCCGGACCGGTCGGACGAGACGTTTCTTCCGGCCGGGGCGCTGCTGCTCCTGTTCACCGACGGGGTGACCGAGGCCCGGGACCTGCTGGGCCGGTTCTACGACCCGGGCGGCCGGTTGCGCGGCCGGCGCTTCGCCGGGACCGACGACCTCCTGGAGCTGCTGCTCGACGATGTCGCCCGGCACTCGGGCGGGGCGCCGGCGGACGACATGGCGCTCCTGGCGGTGCAGCGGCCCCTGGAGGGGTAA
- a CDS encoding DUF2332 domain-containing protein, whose amino-acid sequence MVVNVVNTGNAGNTVNSAQAVANRHREFSRQQARGRSAPHEELTARISRDPEFCGLLSGSLPAGDRRHPELLLAAVRYLDGPHAELGPRDETAYGRWREWTVRHWDEVRAVIMRRAPRTGEPAHCATLLPLLARLPQPLALLEIGASAGLCLHPDRYRYRYRYCRTGQEAGGSDSNPGPGARSGAGPGAGAGPDAAGPYGTPYEEAGAPDSPVTFTCRTSGAAGAASGGTVPPGALPDIVWRAGIDPNPLDPVGEPDDLRWLRALVWPQDADRMARLSAAVEAVRPAPRPRIVRGDLVGELPALAAEAPPEATLVVFHSAVLAGLPPARREEFARRVRSLLADRDGGGHWISQEHHSVLPWIAAPEHASLGPEDSALLTLALDERPVALTGPQGRSLHWLR is encoded by the coding sequence ATGGTCGTCAACGTCGTGAACACCGGGAACGCCGGGAACACCGTCAACAGCGCTCAGGCAGTGGCGAATCGGCACCGGGAGTTCTCCCGGCAACAGGCCCGGGGACGTTCCGCCCCACACGAGGAGTTGACCGCACGGATCAGCCGGGACCCCGAATTCTGCGGCCTGCTCTCGGGTTCGCTGCCCGCCGGCGACCGCCGGCACCCAGAGCTGCTGCTCGCCGCCGTGCGCTATCTCGACGGCCCGCACGCGGAGTTGGGCCCGCGTGACGAGACGGCCTACGGGCGCTGGCGCGAGTGGACGGTCCGGCACTGGGACGAGGTCCGCGCGGTGATCATGCGCCGCGCGCCCCGGACCGGCGAACCGGCCCACTGCGCCACCCTGCTGCCGCTGCTCGCCCGCCTGCCGCAGCCGCTGGCCCTCCTGGAGATCGGCGCATCGGCCGGGTTGTGTCTGCATCCGGACCGATACCGGTACCGGTACCGCTACTGCCGTACCGGGCAGGAGGCGGGCGGTTCCGACTCCAACCCGGGTCCCGGTGCCCGTTCCGGTGCCGGTCCCGGTGCCGGTGCAGGACCGGACGCCGCAGGCCCCTACGGGACGCCGTACGAGGAGGCCGGCGCCCCGGACAGCCCCGTGACCTTCACCTGCCGTACGAGCGGGGCGGCGGGCGCCGCGAGCGGCGGTACGGTCCCGCCCGGCGCGCTCCCCGACATCGTCTGGCGCGCCGGTATCGACCCGAACCCCCTCGACCCGGTCGGCGAGCCGGACGACCTCCGCTGGCTGCGGGCCCTCGTATGGCCACAGGACGCGGACCGCATGGCGCGGCTGTCGGCGGCCGTCGAGGCGGTACGGCCGGCGCCGCGCCCCCGTATCGTGCGCGGCGACCTGGTCGGCGAACTGCCCGCGCTGGCCGCCGAGGCGCCGCCGGAGGCCACGCTCGTCGTCTTCCACAGCGCCGTACTGGCCGGTCTTCCGCCCGCCCGGCGCGAGGAGTTCGCCCGGCGCGTGCGGTCGCTGCTCGCCGACCGGGACGGCGGCGGGCACTGGATCTCCCAGGAGCACCACAGCGTGCTGCCCTGGATCGCCGCGCCGGAGCACGCGTCCCTCGGCCCGGAGGACTCGGCGCTGCTGACGCTCGCGCTGGACGAGCGCCCGGTGGCCCTCACCGGACCACAGGGCCGGAGCCTGCACTGGCTCCGGTGA
- a CDS encoding M23 family metallopeptidase, whose amino-acid sequence MASNRPAPHAPSAYDLAGPGRRDGVLGFDVPAADLPDPGEGRDTCESPADTTGFAGAPGFAAAHDGASVEDDGPWEEWNPTEESVRPVRGKHRVAKQRSGGLARGGTVLGVGVIAAVGAGGMATAEDRPPVPISMPDLGGMADDLAGKLPDAASLPGIGSLLSDGGGTATASAAGTDAPSAAGADSTPASAGTSRPLSQAGVTHHEAGQGTGAAEALRSRILQQADAQQGAADREARETAEHSAIQEAAKDATVHQKTAEQAAAAEKEAAAEAKRQAAEAARLAELAKSYVVPVSSYTLTASFGQAGDHWAANHTGQDFAAPTGSLVKAVHSGTITKAGWAGPYGYRIVLTLDDGTELWFCHLSSMVKTSGKVTTGDVIARVGATGNVTGPHLHLEVRPDAGDPIDPMPWLRDHGVGV is encoded by the coding sequence GTGGCGTCCAACAGGCCCGCCCCACACGCCCCGTCCGCCTACGACCTCGCCGGTCCGGGTCGCCGCGACGGCGTCCTCGGCTTCGACGTCCCCGCCGCTGATCTCCCCGACCCGGGCGAGGGGCGAGACACCTGCGAAAGCCCCGCCGACACCACGGGATTCGCCGGCGCCCCGGGATTCGCCGCCGCCCACGACGGCGCGTCCGTCGAGGACGATGGCCCCTGGGAGGAGTGGAACCCCACCGAGGAGTCCGTCCGCCCGGTCCGCGGCAAGCACCGGGTGGCCAAGCAGCGCAGCGGCGGACTCGCCCGCGGCGGTACGGTCCTGGGCGTCGGCGTCATCGCGGCGGTCGGTGCCGGCGGGATGGCCACGGCCGAGGACCGGCCGCCGGTGCCGATATCGATGCCCGACCTCGGCGGGATGGCCGACGACCTCGCAGGCAAGCTCCCGGACGCCGCCTCGCTGCCCGGCATCGGCTCGCTCCTCTCCGACGGCGGGGGCACCGCGACGGCATCGGCCGCCGGTACGGACGCCCCGTCCGCCGCCGGAGCGGACTCCACGCCCGCGTCCGCCGGCACCTCCCGCCCCCTCTCCCAGGCGGGGGTGACGCACCACGAAGCCGGTCAGGGCACGGGCGCGGCCGAGGCGCTGCGCAGCCGGATCCTCCAGCAGGCCGATGCCCAGCAGGGCGCTGCGGACCGGGAAGCGCGTGAGACCGCGGAACACTCGGCGATCCAGGAGGCTGCGAAGGACGCGACCGTGCACCAGAAGACGGCCGAGCAGGCCGCTGCCGCCGAAAAGGAGGCGGCGGCGGAGGCCAAGCGTCAGGCGGCGGAGGCCGCCCGCCTCGCCGAACTGGCGAAGAGCTATGTCGTCCCGGTCTCCTCGTACACCCTCACCGCGAGCTTCGGGCAGGCCGGCGACCACTGGGCGGCGAACCACACCGGCCAGGACTTCGCGGCGCCAACGGGCTCACTGGTCAAGGCGGTTCACTCCGGCACCATCACCAAGGCGGGCTGGGCCGGTCCGTACGGCTACCGCATCGTCCTCACCCTCGACGACGGCACGGAACTCTGGTTCTGCCATCTGTCCTCCATGGTGAAGACCTCCGGCAAGGTCACCACGGGAGACGTGATCGCCCGCGTCGGCGCCACCGGCAACGTCACCGGCCCGCACCTCCACCTGGAGGTGCGCCCGGACGCCGGCGATCCGATAGACCCGATGCCGTGGCTGCGCGACCACGGGGTCGGCGTCTGA
- a CDS encoding aldo/keto reductase, translated as MSNAIEQIRKVELGTGGPLVGVQGFGAMGISAAYGQTDDAAARDTLEATVEAGVTLIDTADMYGVGANEEFLAPFVAAHRDEITLATKFGIEYRTDDPSYRAIRNDPGYVKKAVEASLRRLNVEVIDLYYMHRRDPAIPLAESVGAMAELVREGKVKHLGLSEVTGAELREAHAIHPITALQTEWSVFSRDVEHSAVGAAAALGVAFVPYSPLGRGFLTGAFSDASTELSGSDFRQLLPRFTGDNARANAALLAPLHKIAADRGATTAQIALAWVQHRAQAHGLTVVPIPGTRKRSRLLENAAATRIVLTAEELALLEPIAGQVAGDRYADMSLTSAAREAQE; from the coding sequence ATGAGCAACGCCATCGAACAGATCCGCAAGGTCGAGCTGGGCACCGGCGGCCCCCTCGTCGGCGTCCAGGGCTTCGGTGCGATGGGCATCAGCGCCGCCTACGGACAGACGGACGACGCGGCGGCCCGCGACACCCTGGAGGCCACCGTCGAGGCGGGCGTCACCCTCATCGACACCGCCGACATGTACGGCGTCGGCGCCAACGAGGAGTTCCTCGCGCCCTTCGTCGCCGCACACCGCGACGAGATCACCCTGGCCACCAAGTTCGGCATCGAATACCGCACCGACGACCCGAGCTACCGGGCCATCCGCAACGACCCCGGCTACGTCAAGAAGGCCGTCGAAGCGAGCCTGCGCCGCCTGAACGTCGAGGTCATCGACCTCTACTACATGCACCGCCGCGACCCGGCCATCCCGCTCGCCGAGTCCGTCGGCGCCATGGCCGAGCTGGTGCGGGAAGGCAAGGTCAAGCACCTCGGCCTGAGCGAGGTCACCGGTGCCGAACTGCGCGAGGCGCACGCCATCCACCCGATCACCGCGCTGCAGACGGAGTGGTCGGTCTTCAGCCGGGACGTCGAACACAGCGCGGTGGGCGCGGCCGCCGCGCTCGGGGTCGCCTTCGTGCCGTACTCGCCGCTCGGCCGGGGCTTTCTGACCGGTGCCTTCAGCGACGCGAGCACAGAACTCTCCGGCAGCGACTTCCGGCAGTTGCTGCCGCGCTTCACCGGCGACAACGCCAGGGCGAACGCCGCCCTCCTGGCGCCGCTGCACAAGATCGCAGCCGACCGCGGCGCCACCACGGCGCAGATCGCCCTGGCCTGGGTACAGCACCGGGCCCAGGCGCACGGCCTGACCGTCGTACCGATTCCGGGAACCCGCAAGCGCAGCCGGCTCCTCGAAAACGCCGCGGCCACCCGCATCGTGCTGACCGCCGAAGAGCTGGCCCTCCTAGAGCCGATCGCCGGCCAGGTGGCCGGCGACCGCTACGCGGACATGTCCCTCACCTCCGCAGCCCGGGAAGCCCAGGAGTGA
- a CDS encoding ABC transporter permease, whose product MFDHEGASVPHGAHGRRPTPAERWAAFKRSPFFPAAVLILILAAAAGLFAGSYTYTMANPTPRHIPTAVVATADAPQEEAFVLGMEKALNASLRLTRYATYEEARDAVDEQREFAVLRAHGRGVELDVSGASGASVAQLLSQAGAEVGRATGVEVLVRDVKPLQEGDPRGLALFYISLAAVIIGFVGAIQLSVHARALNPAERIGCTLAYALLGAFAIAAVADWWLGALRLPFAESWLILALTMFTSGMVFTMFNTLIGRWAMIPTWGLMVLLGNPSSGGAVSWPLLPSVLGSIGRWLPPGASVNAQHTAVYFRGHQHLFPFLVLAGWSALACTIFLVWRHRHPGGRDIAPAHAADG is encoded by the coding sequence ATGTTTGATCATGAAGGTGCATCGGTCCCGCACGGCGCACACGGAAGGCGCCCGACCCCCGCGGAGAGATGGGCCGCCTTCAAGAGATCGCCGTTCTTCCCGGCGGCCGTCCTGATCCTCATCCTCGCCGCGGCGGCCGGCCTCTTCGCCGGCTCGTACACCTACACCATGGCCAACCCGACCCCGCGGCACATCCCCACCGCCGTCGTCGCCACCGCCGATGCCCCGCAGGAGGAGGCGTTCGTCCTGGGCATGGAGAAGGCCCTCAACGCCTCGCTCCGGCTGACCCGGTACGCCACCTACGAGGAGGCGCGCGACGCCGTCGACGAGCAGCGCGAGTTCGCCGTCCTGAGGGCCCACGGCCGCGGCGTGGAGCTGGACGTGTCCGGCGCCTCGGGCGCGTCGGTGGCGCAGCTGCTGAGCCAGGCGGGCGCCGAGGTCGGCCGGGCGACCGGGGTGGAGGTCCTGGTCCGGGACGTCAAGCCGCTCCAGGAAGGCGATCCCCGCGGGCTCGCGCTCTTCTACATCTCGCTGGCCGCCGTGATCATCGGTTTCGTCGGGGCGATCCAGCTCAGCGTGCACGCCCGCGCCCTCAACCCGGCCGAGCGGATCGGCTGCACCCTCGCCTACGCGCTGCTCGGCGCCTTCGCCATCGCGGCGGTGGCCGACTGGTGGCTGGGCGCGCTGCGGCTCCCGTTCGCCGAGTCCTGGCTGATCCTCGCGCTGACCATGTTCACGTCCGGCATGGTCTTCACGATGTTCAACACCCTGATCGGCCGCTGGGCGATGATCCCCACCTGGGGCCTGATGGTCCTGCTGGGCAACCCCTCCTCCGGCGGCGCGGTCTCCTGGCCCCTGCTCCCCTCCGTGCTCGGCTCCATCGGCCGCTGGCTGCCCCCGGGCGCGTCGGTCAACGCCCAGCACACCGCGGTCTACTTCCGCGGCCACCAGCACCTCTTCCCGTTCCTGGTGCTGGCCGGCTGGTCGGCGCTCGCCTGCACGATCTTCCTGGTCTGGCGGCACCGGCACCCGGGTGGCCGCGACATCGCCCCGGCGCATGCGGCGGACGGCTGA
- a CDS encoding aldo/keto reductase, which yields MTTHTTKTIGSLSVSPLCLGGNVFGWTADEAESFRVLDAYVAGGGNFIDTADAYSMWVPGHRGGESETVIGNWLAARGNRDQVVIATKVGARPDLKGLSAATIKTAVEASLTRLRTDHIDLYYTHYDDESVEVAEFLTALDELVRAGKVREIGASNISARRLDESLAFSAREGLARYVALQPHYNLVSRDTYEGELADVAARHGVAAVPYYALASGFLTGKYRPGGSVDSPRSGKAAAYLDTERGRRVLQALDTVAGAHDAEPATVALAWLAARPTVAAPIASARNVAQLPPLLAVSDLTLTDVELALLTRASA from the coding sequence ATGACGACCCACACCACCAAGACCATCGGCTCGCTGTCCGTCTCCCCGCTCTGCCTCGGGGGCAACGTCTTCGGCTGGACCGCCGACGAGGCGGAGTCCTTCCGGGTGCTCGACGCCTACGTGGCCGGCGGGGGGAACTTCATCGATACCGCCGACGCGTACTCGATGTGGGTGCCCGGCCACCGGGGCGGCGAGTCCGAGACCGTCATCGGCAACTGGCTGGCGGCCCGCGGCAACCGCGACCAGGTCGTCATCGCCACCAAGGTGGGTGCCCGACCGGATCTCAAGGGCCTGTCCGCCGCCACGATCAAGACCGCGGTCGAGGCGTCCCTGACCCGTCTCCGTACGGACCACATCGACCTCTACTACACCCACTACGACGACGAATCGGTCGAGGTGGCGGAGTTCCTGACCGCCCTCGACGAGCTGGTCCGCGCCGGCAAGGTCCGGGAGATCGGCGCGTCCAACATCTCCGCGCGGCGCCTGGACGAGTCGCTGGCCTTCTCCGCCCGCGAGGGCCTGGCCCGCTATGTGGCGCTCCAGCCGCACTACAACCTGGTCTCCCGCGACACCTACGAGGGCGAACTCGCCGATGTGGCCGCCCGCCACGGTGTCGCCGCGGTCCCGTATTACGCCCTCGCCTCCGGCTTCCTGACCGGCAAGTACCGGCCGGGCGGCAGCGTCGACAGCCCCCGCTCCGGGAAGGCCGCCGCGTACCTGGATACCGAGCGGGGCCGGCGCGTCCTCCAGGCCCTCGACACGGTCGCCGGCGCCCACGACGCCGAGCCCGCCACCGTTGCCCTGGCCTGGCTCGCCGCAAGGCCCACCGTCGCGGCCCCCATCGCCAGCGCCCGCAACGTCGCCCAGCTCCCGCCCCTCCTGGCCGTCTCCGACCTCACCCTCACCGACGTCGAACTGGCCCTCCTCACGAGGGCGTCGGCCTGA
- a CDS encoding DEAD/DEAH box helicase: protein MSISTDQSALPAFDEQPAPEVVEAAEAETAAAGAETVTFADLGLPEGVVRKLAQNGVTTPFPIQAATIPDALAGKDILGRGRTGSGKTLSFGLPTLARLAGGHTDKKKPRAVILTPTRELAMQVADALQPYGDVLGLKMKVVCGGTSMGNQIYALERGVDILVATPGRLRDIINRGACSLEDVQVAVLDEADQMSDLGFLPEVTELLDQVPEGGQRMLFSATMENEISTLVKRYLTDPVSHEVDSAQGNVTTMTHHVLVVKPKDKAPVTAAIAARKGRTIIFVRTQLGADRIAEQLVEAGVKADALHGGMTQGARTRVLADFKDGYVNALVATDVAARGIHVDGIDLVLNVDPAGDHKDYLHRSGRTARAGQSGTVVSLSLPHQRRQIFRLMEDAGVDASRHIVGGAGVFDDDVARITGARSLTEVQAESANNSAKQAEREVGELGRELERLQRRAAELREEADRLTARAARERGEDPAEALAATAQASAEAVAEAAAAVPEQATGERRSSDRRDDRGNFERRERRDDRRDERSGARSFERRDDRRDDRGGFGRDRDRRDERSGGRSFDRRDERRDDRGGFQRDRRDDRGGFGRDRDRRDDRFGARSFERRDDRRDDRGGFGRDRDRDRRDERSGGRSFERRDDRGFNRDRGDRPSRPFNRDDRSAGRPSSGGYRSGGGDRPFNRDDRSGGRPSTGGYRGDRPYGRRDDHRGSGSAAGSFGRRDDKPRWKRNG from the coding sequence ATGTCCATTTCCACTGATCAGTCCGCCCTGCCCGCGTTCGACGAGCAGCCGGCTCCCGAGGTCGTCGAAGCGGCAGAGGCCGAGACGGCCGCTGCCGGCGCCGAGACCGTGACGTTCGCGGACCTCGGACTCCCCGAGGGCGTTGTCCGCAAGCTCGCGCAGAACGGTGTCACCACCCCGTTCCCGATCCAGGCCGCGACCATCCCGGACGCGCTGGCCGGCAAGGACATCCTCGGCCGCGGCCGTACCGGCTCCGGCAAGACCCTCTCCTTCGGTCTGCCGACCCTGGCCCGGCTGGCCGGCGGCCACACCGACAAGAAGAAGCCCCGCGCGGTCATCCTCACCCCGACCCGCGAGCTGGCGATGCAGGTCGCGGACGCCCTCCAGCCGTACGGCGACGTCCTCGGCCTGAAGATGAAGGTCGTCTGCGGCGGTACGTCCATGGGCAACCAGATCTACGCCCTGGAGCGCGGCGTCGACATCCTCGTCGCCACCCCGGGCCGGCTGCGCGACATCATCAACCGCGGTGCCTGCTCCCTGGAGGACGTCCAGGTCGCGGTCCTCGACGAGGCCGACCAGATGTCCGACCTGGGCTTCCTGCCCGAGGTCACCGAGCTGCTGGACCAGGTGCCCGAGGGCGGCCAGCGGATGCTGTTCTCGGCCACGATGGAGAACGAGATCTCCACGCTCGTGAAGCGCTACCTGACCGACCCGGTCAGCCACGAGGTCGACAGCGCCCAGGGCAACGTCACCACCATGACCCACCACGTCCTCGTCGTGAAGCCGAAGGACAAGGCGCCGGTCACCGCCGCCATCGCCGCCCGCAAGGGCCGCACGATCATCTTCGTCCGCACCCAGCTGGGCGCCGACCGGATCGCCGAGCAGCTCGTCGAGGCGGGCGTGAAGGCGGACGCGCTGCACGGCGGGATGACCCAGGGCGCGCGTACCCGCGTCCTGGCCGACTTCAAGGACGGCTACGTCAACGCGCTGGTCGCCACCGACGTCGCCGCCCGCGGTATCCACGTCGACGGCATCGACCTGGTCCTGAACGTCGACCCGGCCGGCGACCACAAGGACTACCTGCACCGTTCGGGCCGTACCGCCCGCGCCGGCCAGTCCGGCACCGTCGTCTCGCTGTCGCTGCCGCACCAGCGCCGGCAGATCTTCCGCCTGATGGAGGACGCGGGCGTGGACGCCTCGCGCCACATCGTCGGCGGCGCCGGCGTCTTCGACGACGACGTCGCCCGGATCACCGGCGCGCGCTCGCTCACCGAGGTCCAGGCCGAGTCGGCCAACAACTCCGCCAAGCAGGCGGAGCGCGAGGTCGGCGAGCTCGGCCGCGAGCTGGAGCGGCTGCAGCGCCGCGCCGCCGAACTGCGCGAGGAGGCGGACCGGCTGACCGCCCGCGCCGCCCGCGAGCGCGGTGAGGACCCGGCGGAGGCGCTGGCGGCGACCGCCCAGGCTTCCGCTGAGGCGGTGGCCGAGGCCGCGGCGGCGGTGCCGGAGCAGGCGACGGGCGAGCGCCGGTCGTCCGACCGCCGTGACGACCGGGGCAACTTCGAGCGCCGGGAGCGCCGCGACGACCGGCGTGACGAGCGCTCCGGCGCCCGTTCCTTCGAGCGTCGTGACGACCGCCGTGACGACCGTGGCGGCTTCGGCCGGGACCGTGACCGTCGTGACGAGCGCTCCGGTGGGCGGTCGTTCGACCGCCGCGACGAGCGCCGCGACGACCGGGGCGGCTTCCAGCGGGACCGCCGTGACGACCGTGGCGGCTTCGGCCGCGACCGGGACCGCCGTGACGACCGCTTCGGCGCCCGTTCCTTCGAGCGTCGTGACGACCGCCGTGACGACCGTGGCGGCTTCGGCCGGGACCGGGACCGGGACCGTCGTGACGAGCGCTCCGGTGGGCGGTCGTTCGAGCGCCGCGACGACCGGGGCTTCAACCGCGACCGCGGCGACCGTCCGAGCCGTCCGTTCAACCGCGACGACCGCTCCGCCGGCCGTCCGTCCTCCGGCGGTTACCGCTCCGGCGGCGGCGACCGTCCGTTCAACCGCGACGACCGCTCCGGCGGCCGTCCGTCCACCGGCGGCTACCGCGGCGACCGTCCGTACGGCCGGCGGGACGACCACCGCGGTTCGGGCAGCGCGGCCGGCTCCTTCGGCCGCCGCGACGACAAGCCGCGCTGGAAGCGCAACGGCTGA
- a CDS encoding metallopeptidase family protein: MLEMTREEFEELVAEALDRIPPELTRLMDNVAVFVEDEPPADEPELLGLYEGTPLTDRGEWYAGVLPDRITIYRGPTLRMCATKEDVVAETEVTVVHEVAHHFGIDDERLHALGYG, encoded by the coding sequence GTGCTGGAGATGACGCGCGAGGAGTTCGAGGAACTGGTCGCCGAGGCGCTGGACCGGATCCCGCCGGAGCTGACCCGGCTGATGGACAACGTGGCGGTCTTCGTCGAGGACGAGCCCCCGGCCGACGAACCCGAGCTGCTCGGCCTGTACGAGGGGACGCCGCTGACCGACCGCGGGGAGTGGTACGCGGGCGTCCTGCCGGACCGGATCACGATCTACCGCGGGCCGACGCTGCGGATGTGCGCGACGAAGGAGGACGTGGTCGCCGAGACGGAGGTGACGGTCGTTCACGAGGTGGCGCATCACTTCGGGATCGACGACGAGCGGCTGCACGCCCTGGGGTACGGCTGA
- a CDS encoding metallophosphoesterase, with amino-acid sequence MARAARSRTPHPDPPGRPHPRLPRPRRPGVRTPSVRDLPSAVRGLPAAVRRHYRSRRTAPAATLAPPARPYARAVGLAAVAVLGAWLGLLVIGSVQAPVGPMDTTMALRPSLAGGTRITVPPLGDLELDSHYAPVRLDVDVDRLDPARSAELVDHPERFAGLQDQVTRDVLRGAAGLAVASCVAVASGATALGLVVYRRPRRALAAGGLALALLTASGATAYATWNPESVLEPRFSGLLSSAPSVVGNARSIVSEFNVYQKELARLVTNVTKLYDAASTLPAYRPDPTTIRVLHVSDIHLNPASWHIIASLVKQYRINVIIDTGDTMDHGSAAENHFLDPVSTLGAPYVWVRGNHDSRGTQRYLTGRKHVIVLDNGRVTQVAGVRIAGVGDPQFTPDRSIVAAGDAAERTAGGRLADALRTQRLAGTPVDIALAHNPAAVTEADGLAPLALAGHIHQRAISTLPQGTRLMVEGSTGGGGLRAVQNRQPAPVQASVLYLDRATRRLQAWDEITLGGLGLARAEVSRHLPERVKPGQSASPESSLARAGMP; translated from the coding sequence ATGGCCCGCGCAGCGCGCTCCCGGACACCGCACCCCGACCCGCCAGGCCGCCCGCACCCCCGCCTACCGCGCCCCCGTCGCCCCGGCGTCCGCACGCCGTCCGTACGGGACCTGCCGAGCGCCGTACGGGGCCTGCCCGCGGCCGTCCGCCGCCACTACCGCTCGCGTCGTACGGCACCCGCCGCCACGCTCGCCCCGCCCGCGCGCCCGTACGCCCGCGCCGTCGGCCTGGCGGCCGTCGCCGTGCTCGGGGCGTGGCTGGGGCTGCTCGTCATCGGGAGCGTCCAGGCCCCGGTCGGCCCGATGGACACCACCATGGCGCTGCGGCCCTCCCTGGCCGGCGGCACCCGGATCACCGTCCCGCCCCTGGGCGACCTGGAACTGGACAGCCACTACGCCCCCGTCCGCCTCGATGTCGACGTCGACCGGCTGGACCCGGCCCGCTCCGCGGAGCTGGTCGACCACCCCGAGCGGTTCGCCGGCCTCCAGGACCAGGTCACCCGCGACGTCCTCCGCGGCGCCGCGGGCCTCGCCGTGGCCTCCTGCGTGGCGGTGGCCTCGGGCGCCACCGCGCTGGGCCTGGTCGTCTACCGCCGCCCGCGGCGTGCACTGGCCGCCGGCGGCCTGGCGCTCGCCCTGCTCACCGCCTCCGGCGCCACCGCCTACGCCACCTGGAACCCCGAGTCCGTCCTGGAGCCGCGCTTCTCCGGACTGCTCTCCTCGGCGCCGTCCGTCGTCGGCAACGCCCGCAGCATCGTCAGCGAATTCAACGTCTACCAAAAGGAGTTGGCGCGCCTGGTCACCAACGTCACCAAGCTCTACGACGCCGCCTCGACGCTGCCCGCGTACCGGCCGGACCCCACCACCATCCGCGTCCTGCACGTCTCCGACATCCACCTGAACCCGGCCAGCTGGCACATCATCGCCTCCCTGGTGAAGCAGTACCGGATCAACGTGATCATCGACACCGGCGACACCATGGACCACGGCTCGGCCGCCGAGAACCACTTCCTGGACCCCGTCTCCACCCTGGGCGCGCCGTACGTCTGGGTGCGCGGCAACCACGACTCGCGCGGCACCCAGCGGTACCTGACCGGCCGCAAGCACGTCATCGTCCTCGACAACGGCCGGGTCACCCAGGTGGCCGGGGTCCGCATCGCGGGCGTCGGCGACCCGCAGTTCACCCCGGACCGCTCCATAGTGGCGGCCGGCGACGCCGCCGAACGCACCGCCGGCGGGCGACTCGCCGACGCGCTGCGCACCCAGCGGCTGGCCGGCACCCCCGTCGACATCGCGCTCGCCCACAACCCGGCCGCGGTGACCGAGGCGGACGGCCTGGCCCCGCTGGCGCTCGCGGGCCACATCCACCAGCGCGCGATCAGCACACTCCCCCAGGGCACCCGGCTGATGGTCGAGGGCTCCACGGGCGGCGGCGGGCTGCGCGCCGTGCAGAACCGGCAGCCCGCGCCCGTGCAGGCGTCGGTGCTCTATCTGGACCGCGCCACCAGGCGGCTCCAGGCGTGGGACGAGATCACGCTGGGCGGGCTGGGCCTGGCCCGCGCCGAGGTCAGCCGCCACCTGCCCGAACGGGTGAAACCCGGCCAGTCGGCCTCTCCGGAATCGAGTTTGGCCCGGGCCGGAATGCCGTAG